Proteins from one Gemmatimonadales bacterium genomic window:
- a CDS encoding PadR family transcriptional regulator, producing MTRRQKNDILQGTLALLVLKTLAACGEMHGYAITAHIQAASSDLLRVEEGSLYPALHRMEQDGWVRAEWGTTEKNRQARYYTLTAAGKRQLAREQESWARLTDGVQRVLRYA from the coding sequence CTCCAGGGCACCCTCGCCCTGCTCGTGCTCAAGACACTCGCTGCGTGCGGCGAGATGCATGGGTACGCCATCACCGCGCACATACAGGCCGCGTCGTCCGATCTCCTCCGCGTCGAGGAAGGGTCGCTCTATCCGGCACTCCATCGGATGGAGCAGGACGGCTGGGTGCGAGCCGAATGGGGCACCACCGAAAAGAATCGCCAGGCGCGCTACTACACGCTCACCGCCGCCGGGAAGCGCCAGCTCGCTCGCGAGCAGGAAAGCTGGGCCCGGCTGACCGACGGCGTGCAACGCGTCCTGCGTTACGCCTGA